One segment of Meleagris gallopavo isolate NT-WF06-2002-E0010 breed Aviagen turkey brand Nicholas breeding stock chromosome 8, Turkey_5.1, whole genome shotgun sequence DNA contains the following:
- the PSTK gene encoding L-seryl-tRNA(Sec) kinase, with product GRFLSCFAEQGLLPGRDGGDPGVRPLCVVLDDNFYYRSMRYEVFQLAREYSLGFCQLFLECPLELCLQRNRLRGSPVPEGTICRMAQRVELPEPEKNPWEQNSLILSSSACTPEEQCDAGLMEAFHVQIINLLGAALENPVKQYKENTEQKEADRAICAASAVHQADQTCRRIISQTMKEAKDKNVLPSEMKSLAEELNKLKAEFLEDLRHGSHVENESGQQNPTIDPATSVLSSFQLEATDILNKYLLK from the exons GGTCGCTTCCTGAGCTGCTTCGCCGAGCAGGGGCTGCTCCCGGGGCGGGACGGCGGCGATCCCGGGGTCCGCCCTTTGTGCGTCGTCCTGGATGACAACTTCTACTACCGCAGCATGCGATACGAGGTGTTCCAGCTGGCTCGCGAGT atTCCCTGGGCTTCTGCCAGCTCTTCCTGGAGTGCCccctggagctgtgcctgcagaggAACCGCCTGCGGGGCAGCCCGGTGCCCGAGGGGACAATCTGCCGTATGGCACAGAGAGTGGAGCTGCCAGAGCCTGAGAAGAACCCCTGGGAGCAGAACAGCCTcatcctgagcagctctgcGTGCACCCCGGAGGAGCAGTGTGATGCCGGGCTGATGGAGGCTTTCCA TGTGCAGATAATTAATTTGCTGGGTGCTGCGTTGGAAAATCCCGTGAAGCAATACAAGGAAAACACTGAGCAGAAG GAAGCAGATCGAGCGATCTGTGCAGCCAGTGCTGTCCATCAAGCTGATCAGACATGCAGACGAATCATCTCTCAAACTATGAAGGAGGCAAAAG ATAAGAACGTGCTCCCAAGTGAGATGAAAAGCCTGGCAGAAGAACTTAACAAACTCAAAGCAGAATTTTTGGAAGATCTGCGGCATGGAAGTCATGTGGAAAACGAATCTGGCCAACAAAATCCCACCATTGACCCTGCTACCAGTGTGCTTTCTTCATTCCAACTTGAGGCAACCGATATACTtaataaatatcttttaaagTAA